One Bdellovibrio bacteriovorus str. Tiberius DNA segment encodes these proteins:
- a CDS encoding GNAT family N-acetyltransferase, whose amino-acid sequence MHIEFTQADSSHVEDLVELVNSAYRGEDSKEGWTTEADLLDGQRIDAAGIQALIDKEESVILVAEDDDNGDLLGCVHVEKQGSKMYLGMLTVAPELQSKGLGKLLLNESEALAQFWDCTTIFMTVISVRTELIKWYEKHGFRNTKETKPFPYGDERFGIPKVEGLQFTVLEKKV is encoded by the coding sequence ATGCATATTGAATTTACTCAGGCTGATTCTAGTCATGTTGAAGATCTTGTTGAGCTGGTTAACTCTGCTTATCGCGGGGAAGACTCCAAAGAAGGCTGGACGACTGAGGCGGATCTTTTGGATGGCCAGCGCATTGATGCTGCCGGCATTCAGGCGCTGATCGACAAGGAAGAATCTGTGATTCTGGTCGCGGAAGACGACGACAACGGCGATCTTCTGGGTTGTGTTCACGTCGAAAAACAAGGTTCAAAAATGTATCTGGGCATGCTGACGGTGGCTCCTGAATTACAGTCGAAAGGACTCGGAAAATTGTTGCTCAATGAGTCAGAGGCTCTTGCGCAATTCTGGGATTGTACTACCATTTTCATGACAGTGATTTCCGTTCGCACAGAGCTGATCAAGTGGTACGAAAAGCATGGCTTCCGAAACACCAAGGAAACCAAGCCGTTCCCTTACGGCGATGAACGCTTCGGGATTCCGAAAGTCGAA